The Pelagibius sp. CAU 1746 genomic sequence TGTGTCATGGAAGGAACCGTGTTCTCATTTGTTCAGGCAATTCCGAGAAGCGGAGGCAGGTCGTCGAGCCGGTGAATAACCGTTGCCAGATCGCCGGGTAGGCGTTCTACCTCACGGTTGAAGCGGTTGATCCAGGCGACCCGAAAACCGAAATGGGCGGCCCCCTTCGCATCCCAGCCGTTGCTGGAGAGGAAGCATACTTCCTGCTTCTTTACACCCAGACGATCAAGCGTCAATTGGTAAACGCGGGGATCGGGCTTGTAGATTCCCACTTCTTCGACGGAGAGGCTGGCATCCAGAAGGCGGTCCAGGCCCGCAGACTCCACGGCGGCCTCCAGCATTCTGGGGCTGCCGTTCGACAGTATCGCCGTTTGCAGTCCGTTTGCCTTGAGGGTTTGGAGCGTGGACTTCACCTCTTCATAGGCATCCAGTTGCAGATACAAGTTCATGAGTCTTTCATGCAGGTTGGAATCCGTCACCCCATGTGACGATAGGGCGAAGTCCAGACCGTCGGAAGTTACTTGCCAGAAATCGGCATGCACCCCCATAAGGCTGCGCAGCCAAGTGTACTCGAGTTGTTTCTGGCGCCACAGATCGGATACGGCATCGGCTTTATCGCCCAGGGCCTGTCCACCGTTCCGCACTGCCGAGTGAACGTCGAAAAGGGTTCCGTAGGCATCGAAAACGCAAGCTTTGATGGAAGCGTATTCAGGCAGCCGGTCGATGGGCATGAAGTTGATTCCCTGACTTGTCGATTATCTCAGACGGCGCCCCCCCGATCGGGGCCTGACTGTTCCCTAAGATCCGGCCGGCGAGATCTGGAGGGCCCAGCGTTGCGGTTGCTTGGGCTGGCCTTCCCTGTAGACGACCAGGCTCTCCAGAATGCGCTGTACGTAATTACGCGTCTCACTGAAAGGGATGCGCTCGATCCAGTTGATCGCGTCGACCTTGGGGTCTCTTGGGTCGCCATATTCCTTGATCCAACGCTCGGCGCGCGCCGGACCTGCATTGTAGGCGGCCAGAGCCAGGATATAGGATCCGTCGAACTGCTCCAAAAGCTCCTTGAGAAAAGCTTGGCCGAGGCGGAGATTATAGTCGGGATCGCTGGTCAAGCGGTCACGATTGAAAGGGATTCCGAGGCCGCGCGCCGTCTGACGCGCGGTTGCCGGCATCAGTTGCATGAGGCCGAGTGCGCCGACGGGACTGCGGGCTTTGGGGTAGAATTCGCTCTCCTGCCGCATGACTGCCAGCACGAGCGCCGCCTCCGGAGCCGGCCCCACGGGCAACGCTCGCTTTGGGTAGAGAAGAAGATGTAGGTCATGACCGTTTCGCCGGGCGGTCTTGGCTGTACGAATTGCCAAGTCCTGACGCTCCACCTCATTGGCCAGTTCGATGATAAGACGATGATCGAACTCGTCTTTCGCGTCTTGGCGAAGCCGCGCGAAGAACAGGTTCTGCAGGCGGGGTTGATCCAGCTCTCCGAGGAGGCGGATTGCGGCGACGAGTTCGCTGGCCTCGAATGCCGCGCGCCGTGGCGCCGGCATGGCGGTCAAGGCGGCCAGGACAGGCTGTCGTTCGACGCCCATGCGCTGACTGGCGAGTTGACCATAGAATGTCGCCGGGTAAGCCGCCGCTTTCCCGTACCACTGCATCGCGTCCTGCGTCCGCCCGAGCTCGCTGGCGGCCTCGCCGGCCCAGAAAGCACCCCGCGACTTGCTGATTTCCGACGAGACGCCGTCGTGCAGGCGGATGAAATGTTCGTAGGCGACCGCGGGCTTCTTAAGATAGCGCAGCGCCATCCAGCCACCGAGCCATTCCCCTTCGGCGAAGGCGGCGCCTTCGTCATTTCCATGCCGCGCGCTGATGCGGTAGGCGAGATCGAAGTCGTTACGATCTAGAGCACGCCATACGACCCAGTTCCGCAACCGCCACCAAGCGGAGTTCTCTGCTGTGCCGGCCGGTAAGCTGTCCAGCAATTCGACAACACCTTCCAAGCGCCCCCGGCGCTGGCGCCAGACGGCCCGCTCATAGATAAGGCCGGGATCGGCGCTCAGGTGCGATGGGACGCGGCCGATGAGGGCGTCGACCCCCGGCCGGTTGCCGATCAGGGCCAGGCGGGCACGGGCAAGGGCTGCAGGGCCAGGGGGCACACGCGATATCTGCCGGCGGGCCGCCGTGGTGCGATGATCCCAGAGCAGCCGGTCCATGCGCGCGATCTCGTCCTCCTTGGTCAGCACGCTCCTGAATCGTTTTCGGAAAGCGTCTTCTTCCTGGCCATCGAAATCGACGCTAACCCAGTACTGCCGAGCGGCTGTCCGCGCCCGGATCTGCTGACCGCTATCCCAAAGGGCCCCTGCATGGAGTAGGGCACCGTGCCCGGTAATCGGCAAGCGCTCTCCGAACCAGGCCAGGACCTGGGCAGCCGGCAAGGTGTCAGGCAGGACTTCTTCTGCGTTCCGGTAGAGATTGTAGAGCCCGGGCCAACCTGGATTTGCCGCCAGGAAGTCAGAAATCTCGCTGAAGCTGTGGCCGGATTCCCGGCGTCCGAGGTTTCGCCATGCGACGATCTTGGAGGCGAGGGCGTGGCTGCCTTGGCGTGCCAAGGCCAGAGCCCGGTCGTGCTGTCCGTTCTCGAAAAGCGTCAGGGCGGAGGCGAAGAGTTGACGGTCGGTTGCTGTCAGCTTTTCAGCGCTGGCCCCCGTGGCCGGTGCAGCGGCCACCACCAGAAGGCCGACAAGGGCGAGAAGAAAGGCCTTGGCGCTCTTGCCGAATTGCGGGACCACTGCGGACTCCGACTGCTTTCCGAAAGACGGCTGAGGGTAATGTGAGCGGTGGCCCGCTCGCAAGGGCCGCAGCTTGTCTGCGCCGCTTGCTCCCAAACGATGCAAGGGCTATGTTCCCCGGTCACCGGGCCCGCTGTGGGCCGCGGAAAACCTAGTGATTTCAGGGAATTTGATCATGTCCGGCCCTTTGTTTTCGGGCTCCATCACCGCGCTTATCACACCTTTTCGTGATGGGCAGCTGGATGAAGATGCCTTTCAGCGCTTCGTAGAGTGGCAGATCGAGGAAGGAACGAGCGCACTGGTCTCCTGCGGGACGACGGGGGAATCCCCGACGCTGAGCCATGAGGAAGACATGCGCGTAACGGCCCTTTGCATCGAGGCTGCGAAAGGCAAAGCGCCGGTGATCGCCGGGACAGGGTCGAATTCCACCGACGAGGCCATCATGCTGACGCGCCACGCGAAGGAGGTCGGCGCCGATGCTGCGCTTGTGGTGACGCCATATTATAACAAGCCGACCCAAGAAGGGTTGTACCAGCATTACAAGGCGATTCACGATGCGGTCGAGATCCCGATCGTGATCTACAACATTCCCGGACGTTGCATCGTCGATATGTCGGTCGAAACCATGGCGCGGCTGGCGGAGTTGCCAAATATCGTGGGTGTGAAGGATGCGACGGCGGACCTGACCCGCCCGGCGCTGACGAAGGCTGCGATCGGGGATGACTTCGCTCAGCTTTCGGGCGAGGACGCGACGGTCGTTCCGTTTCTGGCCCAGGGCGGGCATGGCTGTATCTCGGTAACCTCCAACGTTGCGCCGCGGCTCTGCGCCGAGCTGCATGCGGCCTGGAAGGACCGCGATCTCGACCGGGTGAGCGAGCTAAACGACCGGCTGATGCCGCTGCATCAGGCTCTCTTCGTCGAATCCAATCCGGCTCCGGTGAAGTACGCCGCCAAGCTGCTGGGGCACTGCGAGGACGAGGTGCGCCTGCCGATGGTACGGATCCAGCCCGGGACCCAGGCGAAAGTCCATTCGGCCATGGTCCACGCCGGGCTCCTCAACTAGGGTAGCGGGACTGGACGCATGAAGGCGGGCGCGAAGCAGGTCGCGGCCCAGAACCGCCGGGCACGCCATGACTATCAGATCGAGGACCGTTTCGAAGCGGGACTGGTTCTGACGGGCAGCGAGGTGAAATCGCTGCGCGGCGGACGGGCGTCCATTGGCGAGGCCTATGTGACGGAGCGAGGTGGCGAGCTGTTCCTGCAGGGCGCTCACATTCCCGAATACGAGGCTGCAACTCACAACAACCATGAACCGCGGCGGCTGCGGAAGCTCCTGGTGCATCGCCGTGAGCTGGCCAAGCTGGTGGGGCAGGTGCGGCGCGAGGGCTACACCCTGGTCCCGCTGGCGATCTACTTCAATCCGCGGGGGGTCGCCAAGTTGGAAGTCGGCCTGGCTCGAGGGAAGCGGAAAGCAGATAAGCGGCAGGACATCAAGTCCCGCGAGTGGGACCGCCGCAAGTCACGTCTTATGAGGGAGCGGGGCTAGTCGCTTCCGGATTTCCGCGAAGACGTCTTCGAACATCGTTTCGGTAAGCCGGCCGGTGTTGGTGTTGTAGCGGGAGCAGTGATAGCTGTCCGCGACTGTCAATCCGTCAAATCGGTGAATGGCGCCGTGTCCGAAGGGATAATGGCTCTTGCGGGCGCCGAGGGTGGTCATGACCACCCCGTGGGAGAGGCTGCCGAGACAGAGTATCATTTCCAGCCGCTTCATCGCCTCGATTTCCTGGACCAGAAAAGGGCGGCAGTTTTTGACTTCGGCCCCAACGGGTTTGTTTTCCGGAGGGACGCAGCGCACGGCGTTGGTGATGCGGCAGTCCACCAAGCGTAGTCCGTCATCGGCCCGGCGTTGATAGCTCCCCTCAGCGAAGCCGAACCTGCCAAGTGTCTGGTAGAGCAGGTCACCGGCGTAATCGCCGGTAAAGGGCCGTCCGGTCTGGTTCGCTCCCTTGAGTCCGGGGGCCAGGCCGACAATCAGCAGCCGCGCGTCAGAAGGGCCAAAGGCCCTTACTGGGGCGTTGTGGAACGTGGGAAAGGCGGCCTGGTTGGCTTCCCGGAAGGCCACGAGGCGAGGGCAGAGCGCGCAGTCGCGGGGCGGCTCGATTTGCATAGCTGGGCCGGACGTCTAGACGGCTTCGTCCTCGTAATAGTCGTCGTCGTCAACGTAGCGGTCCTCGTCGTAGCCGCCCTGGCGCAGGCGTTCTCCGCTGCGGGCGCGGTCGGCGGGAAGCTGCCGGGCGATCTGCGACTGCAACTCGGTCAGGTCGATAAAGACATCTGCTTGCCGCCGCAGTTCATCCGCGATCATCGGAGGTTGGGACCGCAGCGTCGAAACGACGGTGACCCGTCGGCCACGCCGTTGAATGGTTTCCACCAGCCGTCGGAAATCGCCGTCTCCTGAGAACAGCACGATGTGATCCAGGTGGTCGAGCATCTCCATGGCGTCGACCGCCAGTTCGATGTCCATGTTGCCCTTGACCTTGCGCCGGCCTGCTGCGTCGGTGAATTCCTTGGTCGGCTTCGTCACCATCGTGTAGCCGTTGTAGTCCAACCAGTCTACGAGGGGCCGAATAGGCGAGTATTCTTGGTCTTCGACGAGCGCTGTATAGTAAAGGGCACGGACAAGGTTGCATTGATTGGAAAAAATATCCAACAAGCGCTTGTAATCAATATCAAAGCCTAATGCTCGGGCTGTCGCGTAAAGGTTCGCGCCATCAATGAAAAGAGCAACCCGTTCCTGGCTATAGAACTTCATATCTACCCCTTTGAAAGGCTGGCGCTTGGACAGCTTTGGCCAGCCTCACGGAAATCCTGATTCCGAAATACATCCGTTTATGGAGGAAACTGAACTTGCGACTCCCAGCCCGCAAAGATACAGCCGTTTCCATGCTAGATATCTAGGTCTTCACATCATACTCGCAAGAGCTTCAGTATTATCGGTGCAGGATCGGGCCCAGGAAACATGATTCTTATTGCGCTTGGATCGAACCTCCAAACGAAGCAGTTTGGTACTTCGCAGGAATTATTAGAAAACGTTCTTAAGTATATGAGAAAAAAAGAAATTAAGTTGATGGACCGATCTTCATGGTATCGCAGCGCGCCAATCCCGGCTTCGGATCAGCCGTGGTTCGTCAATGGGGTCGCTCAGGTTGCCACGTCGCTTGGGCCCAAGGCCCTGCTGGAGGCCTTGCATGCTGTCGAAAGCGACTACGGTCGTACTCGTTCACGGCGGAACGAAAGCCGGACGCTCGATCTCGATCTGCTGGCATACGAAGACCAGGTGATCGACGAGCCGGACGGTCTGAAGCTGCCGCACCCCAGGCTGCAGGAGCGGGCCTTTGTGCTGATGCCGTTGGCGGAGGTGGCCCCGCAATGGCACCACCCGATAAGCGGCATGACGGCTGCGGAGATGTTGGCCTCGTTACCGCCGGGGCAGCAGGTAGAGCGGATCGTAGAAGGGGCGTGAGTGACGCCTGCCAGAGACCACCTTGGGGCTTGCGAAGCCAGCGGGGGGCTCATATATTCCGCGCCGCTGGGTTTCGATCGGAACCCGGCACACTTATCTGTGGAGAATCGATGGAATGGCGCGCGTAACAGTTGAAGATTGCGTTCTGAAGGTCCCCAACCGCTTCGAGCTGGTGATGAAAGCCGCTCAGCGTGCCCGGGATATCTCCTCCGGTGCGTCGCTGACCGTCGATCGCGACAACGACAAGAACCCCGTCGTGGCACTGCGTGAGATCGCCGACGAGACCGTGAGCTTGGATGCGCTGGGTAACGCCTTGATTCAGGGCCTACAGAAGCAGAGCGAGCAGGATGAGCCCGAGGATGATATCGTCGAATTCGACACGCCGGTGATGCCCGCGGCGGGCGAGGAGGCGCTGCTTCAAGAGGCCGCCCCCGCCGCTCCGGAAGCGGACGACGAAGACGCGGCCGACGAGGACGAGTAGGCAGGACATTGCCCGGGACCGCCTTCGCCCCTTACAAAGGGGGAACGGACCCGATTCCATACCTGAAAACATGTACTTGGCGGCCTGTGCCGGGGCGCGTATGCTGGAATTGTTTTAATTTCGGTAGCGGCGGAAGCCGTAGCTCGGGCGCAGCATGATCCGGCAGTTTGAACTCGTCGAACGGGTCAAATCCTATGATCCGGGAGCGGATGAGGATGCTCTCAACCGCGCCTATGTCTTTGCCATGAAGGCGCACGGATCGCAGAAGCGCGCTTCGGGCGATCCCTACTTCTCCCACCCGATCGAAGTCGCCGGAATCCTCACGGATCTCAAGCTGGATGATTCTTCCATCATCACAGCCCTGCTGCACGATGTCGTCGAGGACACCGAATATACCCTGAGCAATGTCGAGGCGACTTTCGGCAAGGACATTGCACGCTTGGTGGACGGTGTGACCAAGCTGGGTCGTCTGGAGCTCCAGTCGGAAGAGACCAAGCACGCAGAGAACTTTCGGAAGCTGCTGGTGGCGATGTCCGAAGACATTCGGGTGCTGCTGGTCAAGCTCGCCGATCGTCTGCACAACATGCAGACGCTGCATTTCATCTCCTCGCCGGACAAGCGCCGTCGTATCGCGCGGGAGACCATGGATATCTATGCGCCGCTGGCCGAGCGCATCGGTATGCATGGTTTCAAGGATCAACTGGAAGATCTGGCTTTCGCCGAGCTGAACCGGGAAGGCCGCGAGTCCGTTCTGGCGCGCCTCGAATTCCTGCGCGGGCAGGGCCAAGATCTGTCAGATCGCATTGTGGGTGAACTGCGTCAGCGTCTGGCGGAGGAGGGGGTCGAGGCCACGGTTTCCGGCCGCATGAAGACGCCCTATTCGGTGTGGCGCAAGATGCAGCGCAAGAACATCACCTTCGAGCAGCTGTCGGACATCATGGCTTTCCGCGTCGTAGTCGACAGTCTGGGCGACTGCTATCATGCGCTGGGGCTGTTGCATAGCCGTTACCCCGTCGTTCCCGGGCGCTTCAAGGACTATATTTCCACGCCGAAACCGAACGGTTATCGGTCGCTTCATACCACGATCATCGGCCCGGAACGCCAGCGGATCGAAGTTCAGATTCGCACCCGGGAAATGCATGAAATCGCAGAGTTCGGCGTCGCGGCCCACTGGAAATACAAACAGGACAGTCCGCAGGTCGAAGGCCGGCAGTATCGCTGGATGCGGGAGCTTCTGGACATCCTCGAACACGCCGACAATCCGGAGGAGTTCCTGGAGCACACGAAGCTGGAGATGTTCCAGGACCAGGTATTCTGCTTCACGCCCAAGGGGGCTGTGATCGCCCTGCCGAGCGGCGCGACGCCGGTCGATTTTGCCTATGCGGTCCATTCCGAGGTTGGGGATACCTGTGTCGGCGCCAAGGTCAACGGACGCATGGTCCAGTTGCGGGCCCCCCTCCAGAACGGGGACCAAGTCGAGATCATCACTTCCAAGG encodes the following:
- the folK gene encoding 2-amino-4-hydroxy-6-hydroxymethyldihydropteridine diphosphokinase is translated as MILIALGSNLQTKQFGTSQELLENVLKYMRKKEIKLMDRSSWYRSAPIPASDQPWFVNGVAQVATSLGPKALLEALHAVESDYGRTRSRRNESRTLDLDLLAYEDQVIDEPDGLKLPHPRLQERAFVLMPLAEVAPQWHHPISGMTAAEMLASLPPGQQVERIVEGA
- a CDS encoding NYN domain-containing protein, yielding MKFYSQERVALFIDGANLYATARALGFDIDYKRLLDIFSNQCNLVRALYYTALVEDQEYSPIRPLVDWLDYNGYTMVTKPTKEFTDAAGRRKVKGNMDIELAVDAMEMLDHLDHIVLFSGDGDFRRLVETIQRRGRRVTVVSTLRSQPPMIADELRRQADVFIDLTELQSQIARQLPADRARSGERLRQGGYDEDRYVDDDDYYEDEAV
- a CDS encoding haloacid dehalogenase type II: MPIDRLPEYASIKACVFDAYGTLFDVHSAVRNGGQALGDKADAVSDLWRQKQLEYTWLRSLMGVHADFWQVTSDGLDFALSSHGVTDSNLHERLMNLYLQLDAYEEVKSTLQTLKANGLQTAILSNGSPRMLEAAVESAGLDRLLDASLSVEEVGIYKPDPRVYQLTLDRLGVKKQEVCFLSSNGWDAKGAAHFGFRVAWINRFNREVERLPGDLATVIHRLDDLPPLLGIA
- the rpoZ gene encoding DNA-directed RNA polymerase subunit omega, which gives rise to MARVTVEDCVLKVPNRFELVMKAAQRARDISSGASLTVDRDNDKNPVVALREIADETVSLDALGNALIQGLQKQSEQDEPEDDIVEFDTPVMPAAGEEALLQEAAPAAPEADDEDAADEDE
- a CDS encoding uracil-DNA glycosylase; translation: MQIEPPRDCALCPRLVAFREANQAAFPTFHNAPVRAFGPSDARLLIVGLAPGLKGANQTGRPFTGDYAGDLLYQTLGRFGFAEGSYQRRADDGLRLVDCRITNAVRCVPPENKPVGAEVKNCRPFLVQEIEAMKRLEMILCLGSLSHGVVMTTLGARKSHYPFGHGAIHRFDGLTVADSYHCSRYNTNTGRLTETMFEDVFAEIRKRLAPLPHKT
- a CDS encoding bifunctional (p)ppGpp synthetase/guanosine-3',5'-bis(diphosphate) 3'-pyrophosphohydrolase — protein: MIRQFELVERVKSYDPGADEDALNRAYVFAMKAHGSQKRASGDPYFSHPIEVAGILTDLKLDDSSIITALLHDVVEDTEYTLSNVEATFGKDIARLVDGVTKLGRLELQSEETKHAENFRKLLVAMSEDIRVLLVKLADRLHNMQTLHFISSPDKRRRIARETMDIYAPLAERIGMHGFKDQLEDLAFAELNREGRESVLARLEFLRGQGQDLSDRIVGELRQRLAEEGVEATVSGRMKTPYSVWRKMQRKNITFEQLSDIMAFRVVVDSLGDCYHALGLLHSRYPVVPGRFKDYISTPKPNGYRSLHTTIIGPERQRIEVQIRTREMHEIAEFGVAAHWKYKQDSPQVEGRQYRWMRELLDILEHADNPEEFLEHTKLEMFQDQVFCFTPKGAVIALPSGATPVDFAYAVHSEVGDTCVGAKVNGRMVQLRAPLQNGDQVEIITSKAQTPSPDWEQFVVSGKAKARVRRFVRLKQREQYMELGRQILQKSFRQEGYEMTDKGLESVLKRFKAETVGDLCASVGQGHHTGREIVTAVYPGAKDDAKVQKIVPIARARARQGRGQETSVPIKGLIPGMAVHYAHCCHPLPGDRIVGIVTTGKGVTVHTIDCDTLESFQATPERWVDLSWDVDDGLEQRIGRLHVIIANEPGSLGSLSTIIGKSHGNISNLKITNRSIDFFEMLIDVEVTSVKHLSNIIAALRAMPVITSVERARG
- a CDS encoding lytic transglycosylase domain-containing protein, with translation MVPQFGKSAKAFLLALVGLLVVAAAPATGASAEKLTATDRQLFASALTLFENGQHDRALALARQGSHALASKIVAWRNLGRRESGHSFSEISDFLAANPGWPGLYNLYRNAEEVLPDTLPAAQVLAWFGERLPITGHGALLHAGALWDSGQQIRARTAARQYWVSVDFDGQEEDAFRKRFRSVLTKEDEIARMDRLLWDHRTTAARRQISRVPPGPAALARARLALIGNRPGVDALIGRVPSHLSADPGLIYERAVWRQRRGRLEGVVELLDSLPAGTAENSAWWRLRNWVVWRALDRNDFDLAYRISARHGNDEGAAFAEGEWLGGWMALRYLKKPAVAYEHFIRLHDGVSSEISKSRGAFWAGEAASELGRTQDAMQWYGKAAAYPATFYGQLASQRMGVERQPVLAALTAMPAPRRAAFEASELVAAIRLLGELDQPRLQNLFFARLRQDAKDEFDHRLIIELANEVERQDLAIRTAKTARRNGHDLHLLLYPKRALPVGPAPEAALVLAVMRQESEFYPKARSPVGALGLMQLMPATARQTARGLGIPFNRDRLTSDPDYNLRLGQAFLKELLEQFDGSYILALAAYNAGPARAERWIKEYGDPRDPKVDAINWIERIPFSETRNYVQRILESLVVYREGQPKQPQRWALQISPAGS
- the dapA gene encoding 4-hydroxy-tetrahydrodipicolinate synthase → MSGPLFSGSITALITPFRDGQLDEDAFQRFVEWQIEEGTSALVSCGTTGESPTLSHEEDMRVTALCIEAAKGKAPVIAGTGSNSTDEAIMLTRHAKEVGADAALVVTPYYNKPTQEGLYQHYKAIHDAVEIPIVIYNIPGRCIVDMSVETMARLAELPNIVGVKDATADLTRPALTKAAIGDDFAQLSGEDATVVPFLAQGGHGCISVTSNVAPRLCAELHAAWKDRDLDRVSELNDRLMPLHQALFVESNPAPVKYAAKLLGHCEDEVRLPMVRIQPGTQAKVHSAMVHAGLLN
- the smpB gene encoding SsrA-binding protein SmpB; its protein translation is MKAGAKQVAAQNRRARHDYQIEDRFEAGLVLTGSEVKSLRGGRASIGEAYVTERGGELFLQGAHIPEYEAATHNNHEPRRLRKLLVHRRELAKLVGQVRREGYTLVPLAIYFNPRGVAKLEVGLARGKRKADKRQDIKSREWDRRKSRLMRERG